Within Oceanispirochaeta sp., the genomic segment ACATTCCATTTTACTTGCAATAGTCATTGCTCTTTGGGCATTGTTACTGAATACGGCTCCCATCAGTCCAAATTGTGAGGCATTGGCAATTTCCAGGGCATCTTCATCTGTATCAAAACTTATGACAGGAAACACAGGTCCGAAAACTTCCATGTCTCTGGCAATGTCCATTTCCGGTGTTACATCATCCAGAATGGCAGGAACATAGTATGTTGAGTCTCTCCGTGTTCCTCCATAAACTAGAGTTGCTCCCTGCTTGATGGTTAAATCAACATCCCTGACAACAGAATCAACAGCGGTGCTGTTGATGAGACAGCTCAAATCAGTTTTTTCATCCTGCGGATCACCAATATTGATTTTTGATATTCTGTCAATGAGCTTTTTGAGACATAATTCATTAATGCTTTTTTGTACCAGCAATCTTTTAGGGGCACAGCAGGTTTGTCCAGTATTTTGTAACCGAGTTGCAGTAATTTCTTCTACTGCAAGATCCAAGTCAGCATCATCTAAAATGATATTGGCATCATTGCCTCCCAATTCCAGGAATACCCTGGTCAGGTTAGAAGAGGCTGCCTGCATAATTTTGATACCGACTCCTGTACTGCCGGTCAGGCTGATGGCATCGATGCCCGGATGTTCCGATAACCACTGTCCCACTTTAGCACCGCTACCTGTAATAAACTGAATGGCATCCGATGGCAGTCCGCTCTCAAGGGCCAGTTCCACAAGCCGTCCGATAGCGAGAGGATTCGACTGAGCGGGTTTGACAATGACAGTATTTCCTCCTGCTAATGCGGGAGCTACTTTCTGAGCATAGAGTTCTATTGGATAATTGAAAGGAGTGACACAGACGATAA encodes:
- a CDS encoding aldehyde dehydrogenase; translation: MQKRQSTNYGATLPVSSPGSEKDIAFTVIEPLGVIVCVTPFNYPIELYAQKVAPALAGGNTVIVKPAQSNPLAIGRLVELALESGLPSDAIQFITGSGAKVGQWLSEHPGIDAISLTGSTGVGIKIMQAASSNLTRVFLELGGNDANIILDDADLDLAVEEITATRLQNTGQTCCAPKRLLVQKSINELCLKKLIDRISKINIGDPQDEKTDLSCLINSTAVDSVVRDVDLTIKQGATLVYGGTRRDSTYYVPAILDDVTPEMDIARDMEVFGPVFPVISFDTDEDALEIANASQFGLMGAVFSNNAQRAMTIASKMECGGVVFNGVSTYRTLDMPFGGYKKSGIGREGVLFTLEEMTQMKTIIMKSILK